Proteins encoded by one window of Candidatus Nezhaarchaeota archaeon:
- a CDS encoding DsrE family protein yields the protein MVSSITIVLTKSPYGDVDTIEGLRVASSLVAFGIETTVVFMDDAVLSLTKTHRPEGVGMLSIHGAIRALTGARILVHTPSLDERSLSREDLIEGVPFELINDDDLVEMIAKADITFTM from the coding sequence TTGGTCAGTTCTATTACCATAGTTTTAACGAAATCACCTTATGGCGATGTAGACACGATTGAAGGTTTAAGAGTTGCGTCTTCACTAGTGGCTTTCGGCATAGAGACTACGGTTGTGTTCATGGATGATGCTGTTTTATCATTAACCAAGACCCACAGGCCGGAGGGGGTGGGCATGCTATCCATTCATGGTGCGATAAGGGCATTAACAGGTGCAAGGATTCTCGTGCACACACCATCTCTTGACGAGAGGTCTCTTTCAAGAGAAGATCTAATCGAAGGAGTGCCTTTCGAGCTCATTAATGATGACGATCTTGTTGAGATGATAGCTAAAGCTGACATTACTTTCACAATGTGA
- the tusB gene encoding sulfurtransferase complex subunit TusB translates to MSILYVLYKSPLTHRVPLKALDIIEKQVDRGYKVNVLLLSDAVIALVSKSLKPRLKVLRSRGSIIYALKEDLEARGITSDIATPVSYSEVVDLIEAHEKVSSWS, encoded by the coding sequence ATGAGCATACTGTATGTGTTGTATAAATCCCCCCTAACTCATCGAGTTCCACTGAAGGCACTCGACATCATTGAAAAACAAGTTGATAGGGGCTATAAGGTCAATGTGCTCCTCCTCTCTGATGCAGTTATAGCCTTAGTGAGTAAAAGTCTAAAGCCACGCTTGAAGGTTTTAAGAAGTAGGGGCAGTATTATATATGCCTTAAAGGAGGATCTTGAAGCGCGCGGAATAACTAGTGACATCGCGACTCCTGTCAGTTACAGTGAAGTAGTGGATTTGATAGAAGCTCATGAAAAAGTGAGCAGCTGGTCTTAA